The following coding sequences are from one uncultured Desulfobacter sp. window:
- a CDS encoding Nif11-like leader peptide family natural product precursor, with protein sequence MTIQNAINFIRQGQHDNDLRTELVKADNSLARQDVLDQHDLTFTPEEFEEAYSLTLFKCQEQEDADALMAFRMWWIMLYRSPDTGASPS encoded by the coding sequence ATGACCATTCAAAATGCCATTAACTTTATCCGGCAAGGACAGCATGACAACGATTTAAGAACCGAACTGGTAAAAGCCGACAACAGTCTGGCAAGACAGGATGTCCTGGATCAACATGATTTAACGTTTACCCCGGAGGAGTTTGAAGAAGCATATTCATTAACACTTTTTAAATGCCAGGAACAGGAAGATGCCGATGCCCTGATGGCATTTAGAATGTGGTGGATCATGCTTTATCGAAGCCCTGATACCGGCGCTTCACCTTCCTAG
- a CDS encoding Ada metal-binding domain-containing protein, which produces MKKFIIGALVLLVGVPGFALTFSNFLNFLAGVIPALMILGGAIAVYLGIEESKQSDDSDTAVESEIELGAERLAKYAEKSKEVNEPALDEQETKQAPEPAEEAEDAATQAPAAEDVQFKGNIETLVFHTVDCNFASGKNCSMDFASKEEAENQGYKPCKICMPDS; this is translated from the coding sequence ATGAAAAAATTTATCATCGGTGCCCTGGTACTACTCGTTGGGGTACCAGGCTTTGCGTTAACTTTTTCTAACTTTTTAAATTTTTTGGCAGGCGTGATCCCTGCATTGATGATTCTTGGCGGTGCCATTGCCGTATATCTTGGCATTGAGGAGTCCAAGCAATCAGATGACAGTGATACAGCGGTTGAGTCGGAGATAGAACTTGGCGCTGAAAGACTTGCAAAATACGCTGAGAAATCAAAAGAAGTTAATGAACCTGCCCTGGACGAACAAGAGACCAAACAGGCACCGGAACCCGCTGAAGAAGCGGAAGACGCAGCCACGCAAGCGCCGGCAGCTGAAGATGTCCAGTTCAAAGGAAATATTGAAACCCTGGTTTTCCACACTGTGGATTGTAATTTTGCCAGCGGCAAAAACTGCAGCATGGATTTTGCCTCAAAAGAAGAGGCGGAAAACCAGGGCTATAAGCCTTGTAAAATCTGCATGCCCGACAGTTAA
- a CDS encoding cupin domain-containing protein — translation MFAIHDENGYCTPVEGIEMKTLVYGEKMLLARFKMTQGALLPSHTHPNEQTGYLVSGRINLYIGGECRNAGPGDSWCIASGVEHRAEILEDSVAIEVFSPVREDYLP, via the coding sequence ATGTTTGCAATTCATGATGAAAACGGTTATTGCACGCCCGTGGAAGGCATTGAGATGAAAACGTTGGTATATGGAGAAAAGATGCTTCTGGCCCGGTTTAAAATGACCCAGGGGGCACTGCTGCCATCCCACACCCATCCCAACGAACAGACCGGGTATCTTGTTTCCGGTCGCATCAATCTTTACATTGGCGGTGAATGCCGCAATGCCGGCCCCGGAGATTCATGGTGCATTGCATCCGGGGTCGAGCATCGTGCTGAAATTCTGGAAGACAGCGTTGCCATTGAGGTTTTTTCACCGGTACGGGAAGATTACCTGCCCTGA
- a CDS encoding peptidase U32 family protein, with amino-acid sequence MHAFFAAIAAGADAIYCGLKIFSARMEADNFSIEELARLTQFAHSKGVQVYVAFNSIIKESETDKVLRILDKLTRHTDVDALIVQDIAMVGLAEHAGFKGKLHLSTLGNCTHPAGLITAQQGGFSRVVLPREFSLDDIRAMAAAVPDTMDLEVFVHGALCYSVSGRCYWSSWFGGKSALRGRCVQPCRRLYEQNGKKARYFSCMDLSADVLAKVLKKIPNISTWKIEGRKKSPHYVYYTVMAYKLLRDAPEQKKEALSLLSYALGRQGGHYNLLSHRVSNPLAHESDTGSGLFLGRIKNPESPFFITREALVPGDLLRIGYEEDSFHQIQKVTRAIPKKGKYFLAGKKGRRINKGTAVFMIDRKGRELIEQLSRLEAELGDIAKVTIKPSNKPTSYERMDDKTKSPGMTGGHRRKKQSGIPEMDVFRRSPANAKTHNDTGVWISANNYGIKAPARAWLWLDPVLFPEEEKICQNYIKTAVKKGAKNFVLNAPWQISLFDSPQRLNLWAGPFCNITNSLAVEALKHKGFSGAIVSPELESQTLLSLPKVSSLPLGVVCRANWPVAISRIAAPDLSIGKGFKSPMGELAWTSKFNATYHTFPNWILDLSSKTQELQQAGFVMRVNLFENIPKGIRMKPRPGTWNWNLKLL; translated from the coding sequence ATGCACGCTTTCTTTGCGGCCATAGCCGCCGGAGCAGATGCGATTTACTGCGGACTTAAAATATTTTCAGCCCGTATGGAAGCCGACAATTTTTCCATTGAAGAGCTGGCACGGCTGACCCAGTTTGCCCATTCAAAAGGAGTTCAGGTCTATGTGGCCTTTAATTCCATTATCAAGGAATCCGAGACCGACAAAGTGCTGCGTATTCTTGACAAACTTACCCGGCACACGGATGTCGATGCCCTGATCGTTCAGGATATCGCCATGGTGGGCCTTGCCGAACACGCCGGCTTTAAAGGCAAGCTTCATTTGTCCACGTTGGGCAACTGCACCCATCCCGCGGGACTTATCACTGCGCAACAGGGGGGATTTTCCCGGGTGGTGCTGCCCAGGGAATTCAGCCTTGATGACATCAGGGCCATGGCGGCCGCGGTGCCCGACACCATGGACCTGGAGGTGTTTGTCCATGGCGCACTTTGCTACTCTGTGTCAGGCCGGTGTTACTGGAGTTCCTGGTTCGGTGGAAAAAGCGCCTTGCGCGGCCGTTGTGTCCAGCCCTGCCGGCGCCTGTACGAACAAAACGGAAAAAAGGCCCGGTATTTTTCATGTATGGATCTGTCGGCGGATGTACTTGCCAAAGTCCTCAAAAAGATCCCCAACATCAGCACCTGGAAAATTGAAGGCCGTAAAAAAAGTCCCCACTATGTTTATTACACGGTGATGGCGTATAAATTGCTCCGGGATGCACCGGAACAAAAAAAAGAGGCACTGTCACTTCTATCATATGCCCTGGGACGGCAGGGCGGCCATTACAACCTCTTATCCCACCGGGTCTCAAATCCGCTGGCTCATGAGTCTGACACCGGGTCCGGCCTGTTTTTAGGACGAATAAAAAACCCTGAAAGCCCATTTTTTATTACCCGGGAAGCGCTTGTACCTGGAGATCTTCTGCGCATCGGCTATGAAGAAGACAGTTTCCATCAAATCCAGAAAGTAACCCGGGCGATCCCCAAAAAAGGCAAATATTTTTTAGCCGGCAAAAAAGGCAGGCGTATCAATAAAGGCACGGCCGTGTTCATGATTGACCGCAAAGGACGTGAGCTGATAGAGCAATTATCACGCCTTGAAGCCGAACTTGGTGACATTGCCAAGGTCACGATAAAACCGTCAAACAAGCCCACCTCCTATGAAAGGATGGATGACAAGACAAAATCACCGGGCATGACGGGCGGTCATCGACGAAAAAAACAGTCGGGTATCCCTGAAATGGACGTATTTAGAAGATCCCCTGCCAACGCAAAAACACACAATGACACCGGCGTGTGGATTTCTGCAAACAATTACGGCATCAAAGCGCCGGCCAGGGCCTGGCTGTGGCTGGACCCCGTATTGTTCCCCGAAGAGGAAAAAATCTGCCAAAATTACATCAAAACCGCCGTAAAAAAAGGGGCAAAAAACTTTGTACTCAACGCCCCCTGGCAGATCAGCCTGTTTGACTCCCCCCAAAGGCTCAACCTCTGGGCCGGGCCCTTTTGTAATATTACGAATAGCCTTGCCGTGGAGGCGCTCAAACACAAAGGATTTTCAGGCGCCATTGTCAGTCCGGAACTTGAAAGCCAGACCCTTTTGTCTTTGCCCAAGGTCAGCAGTCTGCCTTTGGGGGTTGTCTGCCGGGCAAACTGGCCTGTGGCCATATCAAGGATTGCCGCGCCGGACCTAAGCATCGGGAAAGGTTTTAAAAGCCCCATGGGCGAATTGGCCTGGACCAGCAAGTTCAATGCGACCTACCACACCTTTCCCAACTGGATACTGGATCTTTCATCCAAAACCCAGGAGTTACAGCAGGCAGGATTTGTCATGCGCGTCAACCTGTTTGAAAATATCCCCAAAGGCATTCGGATGAAGCCGCGCCCGGGGACCTGGAACTGGAATTTGAAACTGCTTTAA
- a CDS encoding sigma 54-interacting transcriptional regulator, whose translation MQLFPEIHQLMRSPLDFTHILDEIPLGIILMDTDLRVVYLNRFFQALTGFSLDMARGIPCRNILRSSACIINCPVLATHRKNRSVSCTSDIINTDRQKLPVRITTAQITDNQGHFTGYMETIEDLRSSAADDPEKNVAYSFANIIGRSRKMEMIFQTLPMLAQSDASILITGETGTGKDLVAEAVHQTSGRAGGPFIKINCGALPATLLESEIFGHMKGAFTGAVENKPGRFKLAHNGTIFLTEIGDLPLPLQVKLLTFLDDRIIYPLGATKGFNANVRIIAATHRDLEDMVSIGKFRKDLLFRLNVARVHLPPLRERGADIRLLLDHFLNHYTKKQGKKINGLSESALAVLLNYTYEGNIRELKNIMEYAVNVAQGDKIESDNLPAYILDQEPRQKRAKRPAAQPELLQQSGQSLDAEPLPNNGTGQTWSSVQRQMIIDALKRAQGKKSKAAQILGMSRSTLWRKIKAYQIE comes from the coding sequence ATGCAATTATTTCCGGAAATTCATCAGTTAATGCGATCGCCACTGGATTTCACCCATATTCTGGATGAAATCCCTTTGGGAATCATATTGATGGATACGGATTTGCGGGTGGTGTATCTGAACCGGTTCTTCCAGGCATTGACAGGGTTTTCACTGGATATGGCCAGGGGAATTCCCTGTAGAAATATTTTACGCAGCTCTGCCTGTATCATCAATTGCCCGGTCCTTGCCACCCACCGCAAAAACAGATCCGTATCCTGCACCAGCGACATCATCAATACGGACCGCCAGAAACTGCCGGTGCGCATAACCACCGCACAGATTACGGACAACCAGGGTCATTTCACAGGGTATATGGAAACCATAGAGGACCTGAGAAGCAGTGCCGCAGATGACCCTGAAAAAAACGTGGCCTATAGTTTCGCCAATATCATCGGCCGCAGCCGCAAAATGGAAATGATCTTTCAAACCCTTCCCATGCTTGCCCAAAGTGATGCCTCCATCCTGATCACCGGAGAGACCGGCACCGGCAAAGACCTTGTGGCCGAAGCCGTACACCAGACATCCGGGCGTGCAGGCGGGCCGTTTATAAAAATCAATTGCGGCGCACTGCCGGCCACCCTTTTGGAATCCGAAATTTTCGGGCACATGAAAGGGGCATTCACCGGTGCGGTGGAAAACAAACCCGGCCGGTTCAAACTGGCACACAACGGTACGATCTTCCTCACTGAAATCGGAGACCTCCCCCTGCCCTTGCAGGTGAAACTGCTCACCTTTCTCGATGACAGGATTATTTATCCGTTGGGCGCCACCAAAGGTTTCAACGCCAATGTCAGAATCATTGCCGCCACCCACCGGGACCTTGAAGATATGGTATCCATCGGCAAATTCAGAAAAGATCTTTTGTTCCGCCTGAATGTCGCAAGGGTGCACCTGCCGCCCCTGCGGGAACGCGGCGCCGACATCCGCCTGTTGCTGGATCATTTTTTAAACCATTACACAAAAAAGCAGGGAAAAAAAATCAATGGACTTTCAGAATCGGCCCTGGCTGTTTTATTGAATTACACCTATGAGGGAAATATCCGTGAATTGAAAAATATCATGGAGTATGCAGTGAATGTGGCCCAGGGGGATAAAATCGAATCCGATAACCTGCCGGCATATATTCTGGATCAAGAGCCCCGACAAAAAAGGGCAAAGAGACCGGCAGCTCAGCCGGAGTTACTTCAGCAATCCGGACAATCGTTGGATGCCGAACCGTTGCCGAACAACGGCACCGGGCAAACCTGGTCTTCGGTGCAGCGTCAGATGATCATAGATGCCTTGAAAAGGGCCCAGGGCAAAAAAAGTAAAGCCGCACAAATTCTCGGCATGAGCCGCAGCACACTGTGGCGCAAAATCAAAGCATATCAGATAGAATAA
- a CDS encoding BON domain-containing protein — protein MTLIAITCGMYAAPYRLIDALSALYRCAVYEDPALVKQTGQAHDLRTDLIFKSIQCRQIPFDNFTHDRKKCLAALKVQISQNILNGPCLFSGVLSHLIPASISGIYRIMSIPPMQVRRQRAMTIDQLSSHAAAHAISRSDRRDQRFAAQLNLDNLWDPTRHSMDLEWGKIDPATHDMTREDANQTVAKLRPGIEIAMSDPNPKMSTLDFNISSRVEAALAGLGHSLIIESDSGHVLVTLDGKVMNLAQAQKQIADLARTVSGVRSVRTKIGPNFYKGGIARNLNFTAPFKRKS, from the coding sequence ATGACCCTGATTGCCATTACATGCGGAATGTATGCCGCTCCCTACCGACTAATCGACGCGTTGTCCGCCTTGTATCGATGCGCTGTATATGAAGATCCGGCACTGGTTAAACAAACCGGTCAGGCACATGACCTGAGAACCGACCTTATTTTCAAGTCCATCCAGTGCAGACAAATCCCCTTTGATAATTTCACCCACGACAGAAAGAAATGCCTGGCCGCACTGAAGGTTCAGATATCCCAAAATATCCTGAACGGCCCCTGTCTTTTCTCGGGTGTCTTATCCCATCTGATACCCGCATCGATTTCCGGCATTTACAGAATTATGTCCATCCCCCCCATGCAGGTCCGCAGACAAAGGGCCATGACCATTGACCAGTTATCCAGCCATGCCGCCGCCCATGCCATCTCCCGATCCGACCGAAGAGACCAGCGCTTTGCGGCCCAGTTGAATTTGGACAACCTATGGGACCCGACTCGGCACAGTATGGACCTGGAATGGGGAAAAATTGATCCAGCAACACACGACATGACCCGGGAAGATGCAAACCAGACCGTGGCAAAATTACGCCCTGGGATTGAAATCGCAATGAGCGATCCAAACCCAAAAATGAGTACCCTTGATTTCAATATCAGTTCACGGGTTGAAGCTGCTTTAGCCGGCCTTGGACACAGCCTGATCATTGAATCGGACTCGGGCCATGTGCTGGTTACGCTGGACGGAAAGGTCATGAACCTTGCCCAGGCACAAAAACAGATTGCGGACCTTGCCCGGACAGTGTCCGGTGTAAGATCCGTTAGAACTAAAATAGGCCCCAATTTTTACAAGGGAGGCATCGCTCGCAATTTAAACTTTACGGCACCGTTCAAACGGAAAAGCTAA
- a CDS encoding SLC13 family permease has product MTTGNTDAAKSQLDWKRILFILIGLTLFAIVNFSPAWPDAVDPTGKHFTLSAQGKGALAIFLLAGTWWVFEVVPIGVTSLALGALQVLFAVRTAKEALKDFMTPSVLFIFGSLVIGMVFTKTGLTKRLAYKMLAVVGEKTSMIYLGCFVVTSALTHIMAHTAVAATMFPLLMTIYSMYTDEPGPTKFGKGLFMGMAFVAGAGSIVTLLGAARGAVAIGFFKDIVGRDVSFFELTYYMFPVGWAMTFILWGFFMVLFKPEKKTIPGIKEKAKSLEKAMGDITKQEILAGSIIFLAIAIMSIKQFIPAISSLDKNAIMLVATVLFFIFNILDIKDLETIPWNIILLFGGAMSIGFCLWETGAAEWLAINWLTMFQNANYFVFILSIAFFVMMMTNFIMNVAAIAISLPVALVIAPYLNVAPEVILFASLVTAGMPFLLLVGAAPNAIAYDSKQFTTGEFFMYGIPASIILMVIVALSIFLWKIMGMPITTV; this is encoded by the coding sequence ATGACAACTGGAAATACAGATGCAGCAAAATCACAACTGGACTGGAAAAGAATTCTGTTCATTTTAATCGGCCTGACCCTGTTCGCTATTGTCAATTTTTCTCCGGCATGGCCGGATGCTGTGGATCCTACCGGAAAACATTTTACGTTGAGTGCCCAGGGGAAAGGTGCACTGGCCATCTTTCTGCTGGCCGGCACCTGGTGGGTGTTTGAGGTCGTTCCCATTGGTGTGACCAGCCTGGCACTTGGCGCGCTTCAGGTCCTTTTTGCGGTCCGTACCGCCAAGGAAGCTTTGAAAGATTTCATGACCCCGTCGGTTCTGTTTATCTTTGGTTCCCTGGTCATCGGCATGGTGTTTACAAAAACGGGGTTAACCAAGCGCCTGGCGTATAAAATGCTGGCCGTTGTGGGGGAAAAAACCAGCATGATCTATCTGGGCTGTTTTGTGGTCACGTCGGCTCTAACCCATATCATGGCCCATACGGCAGTGGCCGCCACCATGTTCCCCCTTTTGATGACCATCTACAGCATGTATACCGACGAACCCGGACCGACAAAATTCGGCAAAGGACTGTTCATGGGCATGGCATTTGTGGCGGGTGCTGGATCCATCGTCACACTTTTAGGTGCGGCCCGGGGCGCTGTGGCCATAGGCTTTTTCAAAGACATCGTAGGGCGGGATGTCTCTTTTTTCGAATTGACCTATTATATGTTCCCTGTGGGCTGGGCCATGACCTTTATCCTTTGGGGATTTTTCATGGTTTTATTCAAACCTGAAAAAAAGACCATTCCCGGTATCAAAGAGAAGGCGAAATCCCTGGAAAAAGCCATGGGCGACATCACAAAACAGGAAATTTTGGCAGGCAGCATCATTTTTCTGGCCATTGCCATCATGTCCATCAAACAGTTCATCCCTGCCATATCCAGCCTGGATAAAAATGCGATCATGCTTGTGGCAACGGTTCTGTTCTTTATCTTCAACATCCTTGACATCAAAGATCTTGAAACAATCCCTTGGAATATCATCCTTTTGTTCGGCGGTGCCATGAGTATCGGTTTCTGCCTATGGGAGACAGGCGCAGCCGAATGGCTTGCCATCAACTGGCTGACCATGTTCCAGAACGCCAACTACTTTGTGTTCATTTTAAGCATTGCATTTTTTGTCATGATGATGACCAACTTCATCATGAACGTGGCAGCCATTGCCATATCACTGCCCGTGGCATTGGTTATAGCCCCTTATTTGAATGTGGCACCTGAAGTTATCTTGTTTGCGTCCCTGGTCACCGCCGGCATGCCGTTTCTACTGCTGGTGGGTGCGGCCCCCAACGCCATCGCCTACGATTCCAAACAATTTACCACGGGTGAATTTTTCATGTACGGTATTCCTGCGTCCATTATATTGATGGTGATTGTGGCATTGTCCATATTCCTGTGGAAGATCATGGGGATGCCCATCACAACGGTCTAA
- the trkA gene encoding Trk system potassium transporter TrkA → MKIVIIGAGGVGYNIAGRLALESKNVVVVDVDAHATRKIAEDLDVKVVTGSGSNPDTLREAGVVGADILLAVTDSDEINIVSCLIANQISPMTRKLIRLRNEGFIPFHTSLKNEAPHIDNIINPEAEVVKTIRKLMTIPGAVDKGEFVNGRVKYVGMRLSEDSPIAGMELADFHHVFGQDRPLIAAIIRGNKVIVPRGKDKPVAGDLIYFVCDTKKLKETLGLLGVTVRPVKKVLIVGGGRIGAKLGHSLENDDIQVKIIESDIDRCNDLSMQMKRTVVLHGDGGDQKLFMEENISQMDAVVSVTNDDETNILVSLLAKNMGVDNTITRISKASYYPLLSTIGIEKVVSPRVSAVSSILQDIRQGNVISDISIFGEQGEFIEAVALASSPITKGPIRDISFPKGTLLVCIIRGDEIIIPMGDNQVLAGDRIILFAIQAAVKKLEKMLTVKLGFF, encoded by the coding sequence TTGAAAATAGTGATAATCGGTGCCGGAGGCGTTGGATATAACATTGCCGGTCGATTGGCCCTTGAAAGCAAAAATGTCGTGGTGGTTGATGTGGACGCACATGCCACCAGAAAAATTGCAGAAGACCTGGATGTCAAGGTCGTAACAGGATCGGGCAGCAATCCGGACACCCTGCGGGAGGCGGGGGTTGTCGGCGCGGATATACTTTTGGCCGTCACGGACAGTGATGAAATCAATATTGTATCCTGCCTGATTGCCAACCAGATTTCGCCGATGACCCGAAAACTGATCCGTCTGCGCAATGAAGGATTTATCCCCTTTCACACCAGCTTAAAAAACGAAGCCCCGCATATTGACAACATCATCAACCCCGAAGCAGAAGTGGTAAAAACCATCAGAAAACTGATGACCATTCCAGGTGCCGTGGACAAAGGCGAATTTGTTAACGGCCGGGTTAAATATGTGGGGATGCGGCTCTCCGAAGATTCTCCCATCGCCGGTATGGAGCTTGCAGATTTCCATCACGTGTTCGGCCAGGACCGACCCTTGATTGCGGCCATTATCCGGGGCAATAAAGTCATTGTACCCAGGGGCAAAGATAAACCCGTGGCAGGGGATCTGATCTATTTTGTATGCGACACAAAAAAACTGAAAGAGACACTGGGCCTTTTGGGGGTAACGGTCAGGCCCGTAAAAAAGGTCCTGATTGTGGGCGGCGGCCGCATTGGCGCCAAGCTTGGCCACTCCCTTGAAAATGATGATATCCAGGTTAAAATCATTGAGTCGGATATAGATCGGTGCAACGACCTGTCCATGCAGATGAAACGCACCGTGGTGCTCCACGGTGACGGTGGAGACCAGAAGCTGTTCATGGAGGAAAATATCAGCCAGATGGATGCGGTGGTGTCGGTGACCAACGACGATGAAACCAATATCCTTGTGTCTCTTCTGGCAAAAAACATGGGGGTGGACAACACCATCACCCGCATCAGCAAGGCCAGTTATTATCCGTTATTATCCACCATCGGCATTGAAAAAGTGGTCAGCCCCCGGGTCTCGGCGGTCTCTTCAATCCTCCAGGACATCCGCCAGGGCAATGTCATCTCCGACATATCCATTTTCGGAGAACAAGGCGAATTCATTGAGGCGGTGGCACTGGCATCTTCGCCCATCACCAAAGGACCGATCAGGGACATCTCTTTTCCCAAAGGCACTTTGCTGGTCTGCATCATCCGCGGGGACGAAATCATTATTCCCATGGGTGACAACCAGGTGCTGGCAGGGGACCGCATCATTTTATTTGCGATCCAGGCGGCAGTGAAAAAGCTTGAAAAAATGCTTACCGTAAAACTTGGGTTTTTCTGA
- a CDS encoding potassium transporter TrkG, whose translation MRWPFIIRIIGVLLFVLGLSMALPLGCSLFFKDGAHQGHLTAMAVTTIMGAGMIFISKKAGSHDYINQREGIAVVALGWLGIGLFGALPFFLAPDFSNFTDAFFESVSGFTTTGSSVMTNIEGAAPSLLFWRSLIQWLGGMGIIVLSLAILPFLGVGGIQLYKAEVPSPVPDKLTPRLSDSAKILWMVYAGMTLLLIGFLYLGGMNLFESTCHALTTLPTGGFSPKNLSIAHYNSAYFDYVITVFMLLAGINFSLHYQILRGNGLAFWKDAECRFFLGAVLVGTLIITFNTWGAVYDSVSNAFRFAVFQVVSIVTTTGYATADYELFPGLSQVLLFFGMFLGASAGSTGGGMKCARIMVCIKYCYRELFKLIHPRSVSHIKLNNTLIPEELLRSILGFISLYILIFVIATILLSSLGVDLLTALGAVASCIGNIGPGFGSVGPAENFAHLPQAGKWLLSWCMLAGRLEIYTVIILLIPEFWRQ comes from the coding sequence ATGCGCTGGCCTTTTATCATACGAATCATCGGCGTCCTTCTATTTGTGCTTGGCCTTTCCATGGCCCTGCCCCTGGGCTGCAGCCTGTTTTTCAAAGACGGGGCCCATCAAGGCCACCTGACCGCCATGGCAGTGACCACCATAATGGGCGCCGGCATGATTTTTATCTCAAAAAAGGCCGGAAGCCATGACTATATCAACCAGAGAGAAGGCATTGCCGTTGTGGCATTGGGCTGGCTCGGCATCGGTCTTTTCGGCGCCCTGCCCTTTTTTCTGGCCCCGGATTTTTCCAACTTTACGGATGCGTTTTTTGAGTCCGTGTCCGGATTCACCACCACGGGTTCCTCGGTGATGACCAATATTGAGGGCGCGGCCCCCAGTCTATTATTCTGGCGAAGTTTGATCCAGTGGTTGGGCGGCATGGGCATCATTGTTCTGTCCCTGGCCATTTTACCGTTCTTAGGGGTGGGCGGCATACAGTTGTACAAAGCCGAAGTGCCCAGTCCGGTACCGGACAAACTGACCCCTCGTTTGTCCGACTCCGCCAAAATTCTCTGGATGGTTTACGCGGGTATGACCCTTTTACTCATTGGGTTTCTTTATTTGGGGGGAATGAATCTATTTGAATCGACCTGTCATGCCCTGACCACACTGCCCACCGGCGGTTTTTCACCGAAAAATCTTTCCATTGCCCACTATAACAGCGCCTATTTTGATTATGTAATTACCGTATTCATGCTGCTTGCAGGCATCAACTTTTCCCTGCATTACCAGATTTTACGGGGCAACGGCCTTGCATTCTGGAAGGATGCTGAATGCCGGTTTTTCCTGGGGGCCGTGCTTGTGGGCACCCTGATCATCACATTCAACACCTGGGGGGCAGTGTATGACAGTGTTTCCAACGCCTTCAGGTTTGCCGTATTCCAGGTGGTTTCCATCGTCACCACCACAGGCTATGCCACGGCGGACTATGAACTGTTCCCGGGCCTGTCCCAGGTGCTCTTATTTTTTGGTATGTTCCTGGGGGCCAGTGCCGGTTCCACGGGCGGCGGCATGAAATGTGCCAGGATTATGGTCTGCATCAAATACTGCTACAGGGAGTTGTTCAAGCTCATCCATCCCCGCAGTGTCAGCCACATTAAACTAAACAACACCCTGATTCCCGAAGAACTGCTTCGTTCCATCTTGGGATTCATCTCCCTATATATCCTAATTTTCGTAATAGCCACCATTCTTCTTTCCTCATTAGGCGTGGATCTTTTAACCGCCTTAGGCGCAGTGGCCTCGTGCATAGGGAACATTGGTCCAGGTTTTGGTTCCGTGGGGCCGGCTGAAAATTTTGCACACCTTCCCCAGGCCGGCAAATGGCTTCTGTCCTGGTGCATGCTGGCAGGACGGCTGGAAATATATACAGTAATTATACTTCTGATCCCCGAATTCTGGAGACAATAA